Proteins found in one Nitrospirota bacterium genomic segment:
- a CDS encoding endonuclease III domain-containing protein — MKNKRLISIYRKLFKSFGPQSWWPGDSPFEVAVGAILTQNTNWGNVEKAINNLKREKVLNAKAIHDMPVNRLASLIRPAGYFNVKAKRLKAFIDFLMNDYHGSMKRMKKEDMHSLRNKLLSVNGIGPETADSILLYALDKPIFVIDAYTKRVLSRHNILGHDEPYDRFQELFHSTLRKDVKLFNEYHALFVRVGKMFCKTKPVCERCPLNRKEKIL, encoded by the coding sequence ATGAAAAACAAAAGGCTTATCTCAATCTACAGAAAACTCTTTAAATCATTTGGCCCTCAGAGCTGGTGGCCGGGGGATTCGCCCTTTGAGGTTGCAGTTGGAGCGATACTTACGCAGAACACAAATTGGGGAAATGTTGAGAAGGCGATAAATAATCTCAAAAGAGAGAAAGTCCTGAATGCAAAGGCTATTCATGATATGCCTGTAAACAGGCTGGCTTCATTGATTCGGCCTGCGGGATATTTCAATGTCAAGGCAAAGCGCCTTAAAGCATTCATTGATTTCCTGATGAATGATTATCACGGAAGCATGAAGAGGATGAAAAAAGAAGATATGCATTCACTCAGGAATAAACTTCTCAGTGTCAATGGCATAGGCCCTGAGACTGCTGACTCAATTCTTCTTTATGCGCTTGATAAGCCGATATTTGTGATTGATGCATATACCAAGAGGGTTCTATCAAGGCATAATATTTTAGGGCATGATGAACCTTATGACAGGTTTCAGGAGCTTTTCCATTCAACTCTTAGAAAAGATGTTAAGTTATTTAATGAATATCATGCATTGTTTGTGAGGGTAGGGAAGATGTTTTGTAAAACAAAACCTGTTTGTGAAAGATGCCCGTTGAATAGGAAGGAGAAAATACTATGA
- the mtnA gene encoding S-methyl-5-thioribose-1-phosphate isomerase, which produces MVKAIEWKDGKVIMLDQSRLPVEVKFIECADYHIIAEGIKKLWIRGAPAIGIAAAMGIALGAQDITAKNYRDFMKGIEVICNELLATRPTAVNIKWAVERIKRLLKERRGESVARLKELLIEEAKKIHEEDIEVNKAIGRWGAQFIKDGDTVLTHCNAGALATGGYGTATAPIFVAIEQGKKIQVIADETRPVLQGARLTAWELMQAGVPVTLITDNSAGALMKKGEIDLAIVGTDRTVRNGDVANKIGTYSVAVLCKEHKIPFYVAAPLNSIDFSISTGDKIPIEERGAEEVTHIFGSCQIAPDNVKVRNMAFDVTPAKYVTAIITEKGAFRPKDLKKLSKKGVNIEEYRL; this is translated from the coding sequence ATGGTAAAAGCAATAGAGTGGAAAGACGGGAAAGTTATTATGCTTGATCAGAGCAGGCTTCCTGTGGAAGTGAAGTTCATTGAGTGCGCTGATTATCATATCATTGCCGAGGGCATAAAAAAACTCTGGATAAGAGGCGCTCCCGCAATCGGCATAGCAGCGGCAATGGGGATAGCTCTCGGCGCACAGGATATAACGGCAAAGAATTACAGGGACTTCATGAAAGGAATAGAAGTTATATGCAACGAACTTCTTGCCACAAGGCCTACGGCAGTAAATATAAAATGGGCTGTTGAGAGGATAAAAAGGCTTTTAAAAGAGAGACGCGGTGAATCGGTTGCCCGGTTAAAGGAACTTCTCATTGAAGAGGCAAAAAAGATACATGAGGAAGATATTGAGGTTAATAAGGCAATAGGAAGATGGGGCGCGCAGTTTATAAAAGACGGCGATACAGTTCTCACTCACTGTAATGCAGGCGCTCTTGCAACAGGCGGGTACGGCACGGCAACAGCGCCGATATTTGTCGCAATAGAACAGGGCAAGAAAATACAGGTCATAGCTGATGAGACAAGGCCTGTGCTTCAGGGAGCGAGGCTTACCGCATGGGAACTGATGCAGGCAGGAGTGCCTGTGACGCTTATAACAGACAACTCTGCGGGCGCTCTCATGAAAAAAGGCGAGATAGACCTTGCTATTGTCGGCACTGACAGGACTGTCAGGAACGGAGATGTAGCTAACAAAATCGGGACATATTCTGTAGCTGTATTATGCAAAGAGCATAAGATACCATTCTATGTTGCTGCGCCGCTCAACAGCATTGATTTTTCAATTTCAACAGGCGATAAGATTCCGATAGAAGAGAGAGGCGCAGAGGAAGTTACGCATATATTCGGCAGCTGCCAGATTGCGCCTGACAACGTGAAAGTGAGAAATATGGCATTTGATGTTACCCCTGCAAAATATGTGACGGCAATTATCACTGAAAAGGGCGCATTCAGGCCGAAAGACCTGAAGAAGCTGTCAAAAAAAGGCGTAAACATTGAAGAGTACAGGCTCTGA
- a CDS encoding Mth938-like domain-containing protein — protein sequence MKINDYSFGKITVDNKTYTSDVVMYPDKVDSKWWRKEGHYLQPADLTDIINAKPDILIIGTGASGIMQVPDETLKFLKAKGIEVHVEITGKAVELFNKLQSEKSGKRIIAALHLTC from the coding sequence ATGAAGATAAATGATTACTCATTCGGAAAAATCACAGTTGATAATAAGACCTATACCTCTGATGTTGTCATGTATCCTGATAAGGTTGATTCTAAATGGTGGCGCAAGGAAGGTCATTATCTCCAGCCTGCAGACCTGACGGATATAATAAATGCAAAGCCTGATATCCTGATTATCGGTACTGGTGCATCAGGAATTATGCAAGTGCCGGATGAAACGCTGAAGTTTCTTAAGGCAAAAGGCATTGAGGTTCATGTTGAGATAACTGGGAAGGCAGTTGAATTATTTAATAAATTGCAGAGCGAAAAATCAGGCAAGAGAATAATTGCTGCATTGCATCTGACGTGTTGA
- a CDS encoding polyprenyl synthetase family protein, translating into MIKTTDIKKVFDAYEKELSLVEAKLEGLFQSEAPLIPLIGKYLLESGGKRLRPLFLLSSARLAGYKGDEHIALAGIIELIHMASLLHDDVVDAAKIRRGRPAAHSVWGNQIVILVGDFLYSNALRKAVSFKDQRIMEALSEATTSMTEGEILQLQKTADINITEDEYIKIISAKTGLLISAACRIGAILSSELLGAEENAFAMFGLKAGTAFQMADDILDYMAEESELGKKLGKDIGEGKITLPVIYLLKNASADEKEEIKRIIEKPSEEGLRRILVLFRQYSVLKESLKRAQALVDEAKDELSIFPDSPDRDAMLSLADYAISRDK; encoded by the coding sequence ATGATTAAGACAACGGATATTAAAAAGGTTTTTGATGCGTATGAAAAGGAATTAAGTCTCGTTGAGGCTAAACTTGAAGGACTGTTCCAAAGCGAAGCTCCTCTCATACCGCTGATAGGCAAGTATCTGCTTGAGAGCGGCGGCAAGAGATTAAGGCCGCTTTTCCTGCTTTCAAGCGCAAGGCTTGCAGGCTATAAGGGGGATGAACATATAGCGCTTGCAGGCATCATAGAACTGATACATATGGCATCGCTGCTTCATGATGATGTTGTTGACGCTGCAAAGATACGCAGGGGCAGGCCGGCAGCCCATTCAGTATGGGGGAATCAGATTGTGATTCTGGTTGGAGATTTTCTGTATTCAAATGCCCTTAGAAAAGCTGTGTCCTTCAAAGATCAGAGAATAATGGAGGCCCTTTCAGAGGCAACAACGAGCATGACAGAAGGAGAGATTCTGCAGCTTCAGAAGACCGCTGATATCAATATTACAGAGGACGAATATATAAAAATAATATCTGCCAAGACAGGCTTGCTCATATCAGCGGCATGCAGGATTGGCGCAATACTGAGTTCCGAGCTGCTCGGAGCTGAAGAAAATGCCTTTGCAATGTTCGGGCTCAAGGCAGGCACGGCTTTCCAGATGGCTGATGATATTCTTGATTACATGGCAGAAGAGAGCGAGCTTGGCAAGAAACTCGGCAAGGACATAGGAGAGGGAAAGATAACATTGCCTGTTATTTATCTTTTAAAAAATGCCTCGGCTGATGAGAAAGAGGAAATAAAACGGATAATAGAAAAACCCTCGGAAGAAGGACTCAGGCGGATTCTCGTGCTCTTCAGGCAGTACAGCGTTCTGAAAGAGTCACTCAAAAGGGCACAGGCTCTTGTTGATGAGGCAAAGGATGAGCTTTCCATATTCCCTGACTCTCCTGACAGGGACGCCATGCTGAGCCTTGCCGACTATGCAATATCAAGAGATAAATAA
- a CDS encoding magnesium transporter, which yields MPFFSELFVSEILRKPVLDPRGEELGKVKDLVVVKGEPLPKISNLVIEKKRKLFNLPWSDLSIFNKRIIAANIYGARLQSYELSEQDLLVARDIFDKQIVDANGAKVVRVNDVKLEGLNTEAVLLAVDVGMRGIMRRLGVERGGEDLMRLLRMHLPYNLISWNYIQPLEPKLTAISLTVPRQMVADLHPADLAAIISQVSHKEGAILFKGLDAETAAEALSELEPETQAAIITGMDTDKAADIIEEMPPDEAADVISDLSAEKAQEILGSLEKEDAEDIQELMGHEEDTAGGIMTNAFIAYRPETSVKEAIESFRRDAEEVETIYYIYVTDAEEKLKGVVSLREILLSPPETKLSDIMVTKFKTVTPEIDEMQVAGIISKYNLVALPVVDSEGFLLGIVTVDDIIDRILPPAAKHKRRRV from the coding sequence ATGCCTTTTTTCAGTGAACTTTTTGTAAGTGAAATATTAAGAAAGCCTGTCCTGGACCCGAGAGGCGAAGAACTCGGCAAGGTGAAGGACCTGGTTGTTGTTAAAGGCGAGCCATTGCCAAAGATTTCCAACCTTGTTATTGAGAAGAAAAGAAAGCTCTTTAATCTTCCATGGAGTGATTTGAGCATATTCAATAAAAGGATAATCGCTGCGAATATTTACGGCGCAAGGCTTCAGTCCTACGAACTCAGCGAGCAAGACCTCCTTGTGGCAAGGGATATTTTTGATAAGCAGATAGTTGATGCAAATGGAGCAAAGGTTGTGAGAGTGAATGACGTCAAGCTCGAAGGACTTAATACAGAGGCAGTGCTTTTAGCTGTTGACGTGGGGATGAGAGGAATAATGAGGAGGCTTGGAGTTGAGAGAGGCGGAGAAGACCTGATGAGGCTTCTCAGGATGCATCTGCCGTACAATCTTATAAGCTGGAATTATATACAGCCGCTGGAACCAAAACTTACTGCAATATCACTTACAGTTCCGAGACAGATGGTGGCTGATCTGCATCCTGCGGACCTGGCAGCGATAATAAGCCAGGTTTCTCACAAAGAGGGCGCTATTCTGTTTAAGGGCCTTGATGCGGAAACAGCTGCTGAGGCGCTTTCAGAACTTGAACCTGAGACACAGGCGGCAATAATAACAGGAATGGATACTGATAAAGCCGCTGATATAATAGAGGAGATGCCTCCTGATGAAGCTGCTGATGTCATAAGCGACCTGTCCGCAGAAAAGGCGCAGGAAATTTTAGGCAGTCTTGAAAAAGAGGATGCAGAGGACATTCAGGAACTTATGGGACATGAAGAAGACACGGCAGGCGGTATTATGACAAATGCGTTTATAGCGTACAGGCCTGAAACGAGCGTAAAGGAGGCTATCGAAAGCTTCAGAAGAGATGCAGAAGAAGTTGAGACCATCTATTATATATATGTAACGGATGCGGAAGAGAAACTCAAAGGGGTGGTGTCGCTTAGGGAAATTCTGCTTTCTCCGCCTGAAACAAAACTGTCAGATATTATGGTGACCAAGTTCAAGACAGTCACGCCTGAGATTGATGAAATGCAGGTTGCCGGTATTATATCGAAGTATAACCTTGTTGCGCTTCCGGTTGTTGACAGCGAAGGGTTTCTACTCGGCATTGTTACAGTGGATGATATTATTGACAGGATTCTGCCGCCGGCAGCAAAGCATAAGAGAAGAAGGGTATGA
- a CDS encoding 1,4-dihydroxy-6-naphthoate synthase has protein sequence MRTLSLGYSPCPNDTFIFYALVHGKIDTGDLKFNEILLDVETLNQMALKGKLDITKASYNAFGSLREDYCLLRSGGALGRGCGPLVVASKECEMKDLKGKTIAIPGELTTAYLLLQLYDPDFRSNVKAMPFHEIMGAVKEGKADAGLIIHEGRFTYPSYGLKKIIDLGEWWEEETGLPIPLGCIIAKRSLGIELIEKLGRLIRESVLYAMSRRDEPVKYIKEHSQELDDSVIDEHIKLYVNDYSIDIGDNGIRAVRKLLDMAEERGIIKKSSKPLFIRLD, from the coding sequence ATGAGAACTCTTTCTCTTGGATACTCCCCCTGTCCGAATGACACGTTCATCTTCTATGCGCTCGTGCATGGGAAGATAGATACCGGTGATTTGAAGTTCAATGAAATTCTTCTTGATGTGGAGACACTGAACCAGATGGCTTTGAAAGGCAAGCTTGATATAACAAAGGCTTCATACAATGCATTCGGTAGCCTGCGTGAGGATTACTGTCTTCTGCGTTCAGGCGGAGCGCTTGGAAGGGGATGCGGGCCATTGGTTGTGGCTTCTAAAGAATGTGAAATGAAAGATTTGAAGGGGAAGACAATAGCAATCCCCGGAGAGCTTACCACAGCTTATCTTCTTTTACAGCTTTATGACCCTGATTTCAGGAGTAATGTCAAAGCGATGCCGTTTCATGAAATTATGGGTGCGGTTAAAGAAGGAAAGGCTGATGCAGGGCTGATAATTCATGAAGGAAGATTTACTTATCCATCCTATGGGCTGAAAAAGATTATTGACCTCGGCGAGTGGTGGGAAGAGGAAACAGGCCTGCCGATACCACTTGGCTGCATAATTGCAAAGAGAAGTCTCGGAATAGAATTAATAGAAAAGCTGGGAAGGCTGATAAGGGAGAGTGTGCTTTATGCTATGAGCCGCAGGGATGAGCCTGTGAAATATATAAAAGAGCATTCACAGGAGCTTGATGATTCTGTTATTGATGAACATATCAAGCTCTATGTCAATGATTATTCGATTGACATTGGCGATAACGGTATAAGAGCCGTAAGGAAGCTTCTGGACATGGCAGAAGAAAGAGGGATAATAAAAAAATCGTCAAAGCCGCTATTTATAAGGTTGGATTAG
- the amrA gene encoding AmmeMemoRadiSam system protein A — protein MHPLVKLARQTVEIYVNERRVIEPPSSSELAPEMKQKAGTFVSIKKHGELRGCIGTFIPSCENVAGEIIRNAICAATQDPRFHCVEKEELSELAYSVDVLTPPEEVKDLKDLNPKKYGVIVSKGQRKGLLLPDLEGVDTVEEQLRIAKTKAGIYDNEEVKIFRFEVKRYR, from the coding sequence ATGCATCCATTGGTCAAACTTGCAAGGCAGACAGTAGAGATTTATGTTAATGAACGCCGTGTGATAGAGCCTCCGAGCAGCTCGGAGCTTGCGCCTGAGATGAAACAAAAGGCAGGAACATTTGTCTCTATAAAAAAACACGGAGAATTAAGAGGCTGCATAGGAACTTTCATTCCTTCCTGCGAGAATGTTGCCGGGGAGATTATAAGAAACGCAATATGCGCTGCAACACAGGACCCCAGATTCCACTGTGTTGAAAAGGAAGAACTGAGCGAGCTTGCTTATTCTGTTGATGTCCTGACTCCGCCTGAAGAGGTTAAAGACCTTAAAGACCTGAATCCTAAAAAATATGGGGTAATAGTCTCAAAAGGGCAGAGGAAAGGATTGCTTCTGCCTGACCTTGAAGGTGTTGACACTGTTGAAGAGCAGCTTCGCATTGCAAAGACGAAGGCAGGCATATATGATAATGAGGAAGTTAAAATCTTCAGGTTTGAGGTTAAAAGATACCGCTAA
- a CDS encoding Nramp family divalent metal transporter: MKFSKKVLLFLSVMGPGIITANIDNDASGITTYSVAGARFGYALLWTLIPTTVALVVIQEMVARMGVVTGKGLSDLIRENYGVKSTFYMMAALLIANFGTTLANFAGWAASMDILGLSKYVMVPVGAVSVWFLVTKGSYRSVERVLLFACLLYFGYVISGFMAKPDWIPVFKNTLVPQIKWDSEYAILSIAIIGTTITPWMQFYLQSSIAEKGIRKEDYKASRLDVILGCSITDIIAFFIIVTCAATLFPSGIRINEASEAAIALKPLAGEYASFIFALCLANGSLLGVIIVPLATAYYICEAMGWEAGINKTFREAPQFMWIYTALIVVSALVILIPGAPLVFLMILASVVNGILLPFVLIYALSLVNNAKIMGEYVNPKSYNYITWGTVVVIICLTVFFVVTSIIPAGGKI, encoded by the coding sequence ATGAAATTTAGCAAAAAAGTTCTCCTGTTCCTGAGTGTAATGGGGCCCGGCATCATAACTGCGAATATAGATAATGATGCAAGCGGGATTACCACTTATTCTGTGGCAGGCGCAAGATTCGGCTATGCGCTTCTCTGGACATTGATACCCACGACTGTTGCGCTTGTTGTGATTCAGGAGATGGTTGCAAGGATGGGAGTTGTCACAGGCAAGGGGCTTTCAGATTTGATAAGAGAAAACTATGGCGTAAAATCAACATTCTATATGATGGCAGCCCTCCTCATCGCAAATTTCGGCACAACTCTCGCTAATTTCGCAGGATGGGCAGCGTCAATGGATATCCTCGGATTAAGCAAGTACGTGATGGTTCCTGTTGGCGCGGTGTCAGTCTGGTTCCTTGTTACAAAAGGCAGTTACAGGTCAGTTGAGAGAGTGCTGCTCTTTGCATGCCTTTTATATTTCGGGTATGTTATCTCGGGGTTCATGGCAAAACCTGACTGGATTCCTGTTTTTAAGAACACACTTGTGCCTCAGATAAAGTGGGATTCCGAATATGCGATACTCAGCATAGCAATAATAGGCACAACAATAACACCGTGGATGCAGTTTTACCTCCAGTCATCTATTGCAGAGAAGGGAATAAGAAAAGAGGATTATAAGGCATCCAGGCTTGATGTGATACTGGGATGTTCTATAACGGACATAATTGCATTTTTCATTATAGTTACATGCGCAGCCACGCTTTTTCCGTCAGGCATAAGGATAAATGAGGCCTCGGAGGCTGCAATTGCGCTCAAACCGCTTGCTGGAGAATATGCGTCTTTCATATTCGCTCTCTGCCTTGCCAACGGTTCGCTTCTTGGAGTGATAATAGTCCCGCTGGCAACAGCATATTACATATGCGAGGCAATGGGGTGGGAAGCGGGTATCAATAAAACATTCAGAGAAGCGCCTCAGTTTATGTGGATATACACAGCGCTCATAGTTGTTTCTGCCTTGGTGATATTGATTCCCGGCGCACCGCTAGTTTTTCTTATGATTCTGGCGTCTGTTGTAAACGGCATATTGCTCCCTTTTGTGCTGATATATGCGCTGTCGCTGGTGAACAACGCAAAGATAATGGGAGAATATGTAAACCCGAAGAGTTATAATTACATAACTTGGGGCACAGTAGTGGTTATAATCTGTCTCACTGTATTTTTTGTGGTTACAAGCATAATACCTGCAGGAGGAAAGATTTAA
- a CDS encoding ATP-dependent DNA ligase, translating into MKFLKLVEYFEKLEATAKRLEMFDILSELFKEAHSDNIDKIIYLSQGQLLPPFHGLEMGMSEKLLIRAISDAANTPTKKVEDVFKHTGDLGKTARELIKNKGENLTVRKVYEELTAIARTSGTGSVEKKIGLLSSLLRGVSPEEAKYIARFVIGRLRLGIGDPTVLEALALAQGDRSLRPELERAYNFCSDLGLVAKTLLEKGMEGVKKFHVRVGYPIRMALCERLPSSEEIIEKIGEAAIEAKYDGFRVQIHKNKNNIDMFSRNLERTTHMFPEIKEAVKNFITADTAIIEGEALAYNESTGELFPFQITIQRKRKHGIEELAKEYPLRFFAFDLLYADGEDYTPKPFRERREKLKKIIKNNSVIEPSELFITDRHEDITKYFEGAIARGLEGVVAKRLDAPYAAGGRNFNWIKLKRSYRGELADTVDVCIVGYFRGKGARAKFGVGAFLGAVYDPKTDSFKTVSKVGTGFSEDEFLQLKKILDEISISHRHPRVDSVMEADVWVEPRYVVTVTADEITRSPSHTAGRDKDGIGYALRFPRAVGFLREDKNPEDANTVKEIIALFEMQKKVKVS; encoded by the coding sequence ATGAAATTTCTGAAACTCGTTGAATATTTTGAAAAGCTTGAGGCTACTGCAAAGCGTCTTGAGATGTTCGACATACTTTCGGAACTGTTCAAAGAGGCGCATTCCGATAATATAGATAAAATTATTTATCTCAGCCAGGGGCAGTTGCTTCCGCCTTTTCATGGCCTTGAGATGGGCATGTCGGAAAAACTTCTTATCAGGGCAATATCAGATGCAGCCAATACACCTACAAAAAAAGTTGAGGATGTATTTAAACACACAGGAGACCTCGGGAAAACTGCCAGGGAATTGATAAAAAACAAAGGAGAAAATCTTACAGTCAGAAAAGTTTATGAAGAACTTACGGCCATTGCCCGGACATCAGGCACAGGAAGCGTTGAAAAGAAGATTGGGCTTCTAAGTAGTCTTTTAAGGGGAGTATCTCCGGAAGAGGCAAAGTATATTGCGCGGTTTGTAATAGGAAGATTGAGGCTCGGAATCGGCGATCCAACTGTGCTCGAAGCCTTGGCGCTTGCGCAGGGAGACAGATCATTAAGGCCCGAGCTTGAAAGGGCTTATAACTTCTGCTCCGATCTGGGGCTTGTTGCAAAAACATTACTTGAAAAGGGGATGGAGGGCGTAAAGAAATTCCATGTGAGAGTTGGTTACCCGATAAGGATGGCGTTGTGTGAAAGGCTTCCTTCCTCAGAGGAGATTATAGAGAAAATAGGGGAAGCTGCCATAGAGGCTAAATATGACGGTTTCAGGGTACAGATTCATAAAAACAAAAACAATATTGACATGTTCTCAAGAAACCTTGAGAGGACGACTCACATGTTCCCCGAGATAAAAGAGGCTGTGAAAAATTTTATAACTGCGGATACTGCAATCATTGAAGGGGAGGCGCTTGCATACAATGAATCAACAGGCGAGCTTTTTCCATTTCAGATTACTATTCAAAGAAAAAGAAAACACGGGATTGAGGAACTTGCAAAGGAATATCCCCTTAGATTTTTTGCCTTTGATCTTCTTTATGCAGATGGAGAAGACTATACTCCAAAGCCTTTTAGGGAGAGGCGTGAAAAATTAAAAAAGATTATAAAGAATAATTCTGTGATTGAACCATCCGAATTGTTTATTACAGACAGGCATGAAGATATCACAAAATATTTTGAGGGTGCCATAGCAAGGGGGCTTGAAGGTGTTGTTGCGAAAAGGCTTGATGCGCCCTATGCAGCAGGAGGCAGGAACTTCAACTGGATTAAGCTTAAGAGAAGTTACAGGGGAGAGCTTGCAGATACGGTTGATGTATGCATAGTCGGTTATTTCAGGGGCAAGGGAGCAAGGGCAAAGTTCGGTGTAGGAGCTTTTCTCGGCGCTGTCTATGACCCGAAGACAGACTCATTCAAGACAGTAAGCAAGGTCGGCACAGGCTTTTCAGAGGATGAATTTCTTCAGCTCAAAAAAATCCTTGATGAAATATCCATCTCCCACAGGCATCCGAGGGTAGATTCCGTTATGGAGGCAGATGTCTGGGTAGAGCCGAGATATGTTGTGACAGTCACGGCAGATGAAATTACACGCTCTCCTTCGCATACAGCAGGACGCGACAAGGATGGCATAGGCTACGCACTGCGCTTCCCGCGTGCAGTCGGATTTCTGAGAGAAGACAAAAACCCTGAGGACGCAAACACGGTCAAAGAGATTATTGCGTTGTTTGAGATGCAGAAAAAGGTGAAGGTGAGTTGA
- a CDS encoding isoprenylcysteine carboxylmethyltransferase family protein: MTWYEAIGRVILIFLSFAFIHSLCVTSFIKSQTQRLLGETFVKVFYRFIYTCFSIITLLIAIYFINMIPDVYLFRGPAWFRWAMHAIQITGLIFGTLSFKVLTSHEFMGITQVWRYITKKEVKGDAEGITQTRLVKTGVYGFVRHPLYLAGIIIFTFEPNITRNWLAVSILADIYFIFGAFMEEKRLIKIFGDEYAEYMKQVPRFLPKIRKNK, translated from the coding sequence ATGACCTGGTATGAAGCCATAGGGAGAGTGATACTGATATTCTTATCATTTGCCTTTATCCACTCTCTCTGCGTGACATCTTTCATTAAGTCCCAAACGCAGAGGCTTTTGGGTGAGACATTTGTGAAGGTTTTCTACAGGTTCATTTATACCTGCTTCAGCATAATTACATTACTAATTGCAATTTATTTTATAAACATGATACCTGATGTTTATTTGTTCAGGGGACCGGCATGGTTCAGGTGGGCAATGCACGCAATTCAGATTACTGGCCTTATATTCGGCACACTTTCTTTTAAGGTTCTAACCTCTCATGAGTTTATGGGAATTACACAGGTTTGGAGATACATCACAAAAAAAGAGGTTAAAGGAGATGCTGAAGGGATAACACAGACAAGGCTTGTGAAGACAGGTGTTTATGGTTTTGTCAGGCATCCGCTTTACCTTGCAGGAATAATTATTTTCACATTTGAGCCTAACATAACAAGGAACTGGCTCGCTGTGAGCATCCTTGCTGATATCTACTTCATCTTCGGAGCATTCATGGAAGAGAAACGGTTGATTAAAATATTCGGCGATGAATACGCTGAATACATGAAACAGGTCCCAAGGTTTTTGCCGAAGATTAGAAAAAATAAATAG
- a CDS encoding DUF4124 domain-containing protein, whose protein sequence is MKNWLILLIGIVFLTIFVSPASSEIYKWKDKDGNVFYSDSPPPGVDVQKKKFREDKIERQEIKEGIHKSESITLKGNRPISDVKVIMYMTSWCPYCRKAREYINSLGVKLTEYDIDRDKSKNSEMLSKSGGAKGVPLIDVEGLIIKGYVPDAIKTAVEKRRSL, encoded by the coding sequence ATGAAAAACTGGCTTATTCTTTTAATTGGAATTGTTTTTTTAACAATTTTTGTATCTCCTGCATCATCTGAGATTTACAAATGGAAGGATAAAGATGGAAATGTTTTTTACTCTGATTCTCCACCGCCTGGCGTTGATGTGCAGAAAAAGAAGTTCAGGGAGGACAAAATCGAAAGGCAAGAAATAAAGGAAGGCATTCATAAGTCAGAGAGCATTACGTTAAAAGGGAACAGGCCAATCAGTGATGTAAAGGTCATCATGTATATGACGTCGTGGTGCCCATATTGCAGAAAGGCAAGAGAGTATATCAATTCTCTCGGCGTAAAATTAACTGAATATGATATAGATCGCGACAAAAGCAAAAACAGTGAAATGCTGAGTAAAAGCGGAGGAGCTAAGGGAGTTCCTCTTATCGATGTCGAAGGCCTGATAATAAAGGGGTATGTGCCGGATGCTATCAAGACAGCGGTAGAAAAAAGAAGAAGTCTATGA